Proteins from one Hyperolius riggenbachi isolate aHypRig1 chromosome 2, aHypRig1.pri, whole genome shotgun sequence genomic window:
- the LOC137544428 gene encoding tigger transposable element-derived protein 1-like, with protein sequence MATRKKKVEKEGIKKKVMITVEVKKEIIKKHEQGMRVADIARCYSKSTSTICTILKKKENIRRLDAAKGVTRVSKQRPQVLEDVEKLLLIWINEKQRAGDTVTETFICEKAKALYTELISKLPGMSTENEESFKASRGWFDNFKRRSGIHFVRHREAMSSDTKAAETFTTEFQEFMVSEGYLPHQVFSCNETRLFWKKMPRRTYIAAEENAKPGPKPMKDCLTLLFCANANGDCKVKPLLVYHSENPRAFKKCKVQKSQLNVMWRSNSRGWVTPILFVEWINEVFGPAVKKYLLEKNLPVQVLLLMDNAPAHPPGLENDLLEEFKFIKVKFLPANKTPLLQPLDQQVISNFKKLYTKALFQQCFDVTNGTNLTLREFWKNHFHIVNSLKMIDKAWDGVTKQTLNSSWRKLWSDCVVGHDLVYEPEPPVVDEIVSLGKTMGLEVNEDDIEELVEENSHELTTDELMDLHLAQQQVVMKEISSEEKAKNTKDFLTSNEIQEMFHMWESLQNFVVKHHPDKALVVRAVELFNDNAMSHFHEILKRMQQQLSLDMRLVKEEL encoded by the coding sequence ATGGCCACTAGAAAGAAAAAGGTTGAAAAGGAAGGCATTAAGAAAAAGGTGATGATTACAGTGGAAGTTAAGAAGGAAATCATCAAGAAGCACGAACAAGGTATGCGAGTGGCTGACATCGCAAGATGTTATAGCAAGTCTACCTCAACAATTTGCACAATATTAAAGAAGAAAGAAAACATAAGGAGGCTAGATGCAGCAAAGGGAGTCACAAGAGTATCAAAGCAACGGCCACAGGTTCTGGAGGATGTAGAAAAGTTGCTTCTTATATGGATAAATGAAAAGCAACGTGCAGGTGATACTGTGACCGAGACCTTCATCTGTGAGAAGGCAAAGGCTTTGTACACTGAACTCATAAGTAAATTACCAGGTATGTCAACAGAAAATGAAGAAAGCTTCAAGGCAAGCAGGGGATGGTTTGATAACTTTAAGAGGAGAAGTGGCATCCATTTTGTGAGGCATAGAGAGGCTATGAGTTCTGATACAAAGGCAGCTGAAACATTCACCACTGAGTTCCAGGAGTTCATGGTTTCTGAGGGTTACCTGCCGCATCAAGTTTTTAGCTGCAATGAGACCAGGCTTTTTTGGAAAAAGATGCCAAGGAGAACCTATATTGCAGCAGAAGAGAATGCAAAGCCGGGTCCCAAGCCCATGAAAGACTGTCTCACCCTCTTGTTTTGTGCTAATGCAAACGGGGATTGCAAAGTTAAGCCCCTACTCGTGTATCATTCTGAGAATCCGCGAGCCTTCAAGAAATGCAAGGTGCAGAAAAGCCAGTTAAATGTTATGTGGAGGTCCAACAGCAGGGGTTGGGTCACTCCTATCTTGTTTGTTGAGTGGATCAATGAGGTCTTTGGTCCTGCGGTAAAGAAATACCTTTTAGAAAAGAATCTGCCAGTCCAAGTCTTACTGCTAATGGATAATGCTCCTGCTCATCCCCCAGGCCTTGAGAATGACTTACTGGAGGAATTCAAATTCATTAAGGTCAAGTTTCTTCCTGCTAACAAGACTCCACTACTCCAGCCCCTGGACCAGCAGGTCATTTCAAACTTCAAAAAGCTGTATACTAAAGCACTATTTCAGCAATGCTTTGATGTAACCAATGGAACAAACCTTACTCTCCGAGAGTTTTGGAAAAATCATTTTCACATTGTTAACAGCCTCAAGATGATTGATAAAGCCTGGGATGGGGTAACCAAGCAAACCCTTAATTCTTCTTGGAGAAAACTCTGGTCTGATTGTGTTGTTGGTCATGACTTAGTTTATGAACCAGAGCCACCAGTTGTTGATGAAATTGTGTCCTTAGGGAAGACCATGGGACTGGAGGTGAATGAGGACGACATTGAAGAGCTGGTGGAGGAAAATAGCCATGAGCTGACCACTGATGAATTGATGGATCTGCATCTCGCACAACAGCAAGTGGTTATGAAGGAGATCTCGTCTGAGGAGAAAGCGAAAAATACAAAGGACTTTCTCACTTCAAATGAGATACAGGAGATGTTTCATATGTGGGAAAGCTTGCAAAATTTTGTAGTAAAACACCACCCGGATAAGGCTTTAGTAGTTAGAGCAGTGGAACTGTTTAATGACAATGCAATGTCACATTTTCACGAAATCCTCAAAAGGATGCAACAACAATTGTCATTGGATATGCgccttgttaaagaggaactgtag